In one Pygocentrus nattereri isolate fPygNat1 chromosome 21, fPygNat1.pri, whole genome shotgun sequence genomic region, the following are encoded:
- the psmd6 gene encoding 26S proteasome non-ATPase regulatory subunit 6, giving the protein MPLENLEEEGLPKNPDLKIAQLKFLLTLDGHRQDTELKSELMEAIRANNMAPYYEALCKELKWPVDSDLLGKMKKANEDELKRLDDVLEDAEKNLGESEIRDAMMAKAEYLIRIGDKEGALTAFRKTYDKTVALGHRLDIVFYLLRIGLFYMDNDLITRNTEKAKSLIEEGGDWDRRNRLKVYQGLYCVAIRDFKQAAELFLDTVSTFTSYELMDYKTFVTYTVYVCMIALKRPDLREKVIKGAEILEVLHSLPDVRQYLFSLYECRYSIFFQSLARVEQEMKRDWLFAPHYRYYVREMRILAYSQLLESYRSLTLGYMAEAFGVSTEFIDQELSRFIAAGRLHCKIDKVNEIVETNRPDSKNWQYQETIKKGDLLLNRVQKLSRVINM; this is encoded by the exons ATGCCTCTGGAGAATCTGGAAGAAGAGGGTTTGCCTAAAAACCCCGACCTGAAGATCGCGCAGCTGAAGTTTTTGCTCACTCTGGATGGACACCGGCAGGACACGGAGCTCAAATCCGAGCTGATGGAGGCGATCCGGGCCAACA ATATGGCTCCATACTATGAGGCTTTGTGCAAGGAGCTGAAGTGGCCAGTGGACTCGGACCTTCTCGGCAAAATGAAGAAGGCCAATGAGGATGAGCTGAAACGCTTGGACGATGTCTTGGAGGATGCAGAGAAGAACCTCGGGGAGAGCGAGATCCGGGATGCCATGATGGCCAAAGCTGAATATCTGATTAGGATCGGGGACAAG GAAGGAGCTTTGACTGCTTTCAGAAAAACTTACGACAAGACCGTTGCACTGGGACATCGCTTAGACATCGTATTCTATCTGCTGAGGATTGGCCTCTTTTATATGGATAATGACCTCATCACTCGAAACACTGAGAAGGCCAAGAG TCTGATTGAAGAAGGTGGTGACTGGGACAGGAGGAATCGTCTGAAGGTATATCAGGGCCTCTACTGCGTCGCCATCAGGGACTTCAAGCAGGCAGCCGAGCTGTTCCTGGACACCGTGTCCACTTTCACCTCATATGAACTAATGGACTACAAAACCTTCGTCACGTATACCGTTTATGTGTGCATGATCGCTCTGAAGAGGCCTGACCTGAGAGAAAAG GTGATAAAAGGTGCAGAGATTCTGGAGGTGTTGCACAGTCTTCCTGATGTGCGTCAGTACCTGTTCTCTCTCTACGAGTGCCGTTACTCTATCTTCTTCCAGTCTCTAG CTCGTGTTGAGCAGGAGATGAAGAGGGACTGGCTGTTCGCTCCACATTACCGTTACTATGTACGCGAGATGCGGATCCTAGCCTACAGTCAGCTGCTGGAGTCCTATCGTTCTCTCACCCTGGGCTACATGGCTGAAGCCTTTGGAGTCAGCACAGAATTCATCGACCA GGAGCTCTCCAGATTCATTGCTGCGGGTCGTTTGCACTGCAAGATCGACAAAGTGAACGAAATTGTTGAAACTAACAG gcCGGACAGTAAGAACTGGCAGTACCAGGAAACCATAAAGAAAGGCGACCTCCTGCTGAACAGAGTGCAGAAGCTCTCCCGGGTCATTAACATGTAG
- the LOC108435664 gene encoding solute carrier family 2, facilitated glucose transporter member 9-like: MDNLLRQLVRGKALLFIVVLGLGGCFQVGCHNTLISSPSPFIKSFINSSWAQRYGEAPGENTVTFIWSAIVSVFALGGLLGSISVRWVTNLLGRKRAMIWNNAINVVGLGIMIISKPAKSFEMILISRFFFGFTSGLGGNLHVIYLGEISPKKIRGMVTLTVAFFKAVGKLTGQFAGLSEILGREDWWNILLCVPAFFSIIQMVTLPFFPEAPRYLLIEKGNTEQCKKALQCLWGPGDYKLEIEEMLLEQASLGGEHSKTLMELLRDQSIRWQLLCIFVINGAIQFSGISVIGVFSFSIFQEAGIPVEKIRYVTLGVGVSEILTNITCGLLIDRVGRRVLLWAGFGSMAVIMALITVSLELKDYSVWTPYSTVALIFLFVICFGGGPSGVVPSFNHEIFVQSYRSAAFVFIGIMTWAGFTVLGFIFPFLLAALKSFSFMLFSCVCLAASLYIFFILPETKGKTPLEISEEFRNIRICGSSTDDKCLETRL, translated from the exons ATGGACAACTTGTTGAGACAACTG GTTCGTGGGAAAGCCCTACTCTTTATTGTAGTTCTTGGCCTGGGCGGATGCTTCCAGGTTGGATGCCACAACACATTGATTAGCTCACCATCTCCA TTCATTAAGAGCTTTATAAATAGCAGTTGGGCTCAGCGCTATGGAGAAGCTCCAGGAGAGAACACAGTCACATTCATATGGTCTGCTATAGTGTCTGTCTTCGCTTTGGGAGGACTTCTGGGCTCCATCAGTGTCCGGTGGGTCACCAACCTACTGGGGAG aaagagaGCTATGATCTGGAACAACGCAATCAATGTTGTAGGTTTAGGCATCATGATCATCAGCAAACCTGCAAAATCGTTCGAGATGATCCTGATCTCTCGCTTTTTCTTTGGTTTCACCTCAG GTTTAGGTGGGAACCTCCATGTCATCTACCTTGGAGAGATCTCGCCCAAGAAAATAAGAGGGATGGTCACACTCACTGTGGCCTTCTTTAAAGCTGTTGGAAAACTGACAGGGCAGTTTGCAGGTTTAAG TGAGATCCTGGGTCGGGAGGACTGGTGGAACATCCTGCTCTGCGTCCCAGCGTTTTTCTCCATAATTCAGATGGTAACGCTGCCTTTCTTCCCTGAAGCCCCGAGATACTTACTGATAGAGAAGGGCAACACTGAACAGTGTAAAAAAG cGCTGCAGTGTCTGTGGGGACCGGGAGACTATAAGCTGGAGATCGAGGAGATGCTGCTAGAGCAGGCGTCTCTGGGAGGAGAGCACAGTAAGACTCTGATGGAGCTGCTGAGGGACCAGAGCATACGCTGGCAACTTCTCTGTATATTCGTCATCAATGGGGCTATTCAGTTCAGTGGCATCTCGGTG ATCGGCGTCTTTTCATTCAGCATCTTCCAGGAGGCGGGAATTCCTGTCGAAAAGATTCGTTACGTCACACTTGGGGTGGGAGTGTCTGAAATCCTTACCAACATCACATGT GGTCTGCTGATTGACCGTGTGGGCAGGAGAGTGCTGCTTTGGGCAGGTTTTGGTTCCATGGCAGTCATTATGGCACTGATTACAGTCAGTCTGGAGCTAAAG GATTACTCTGTCTGGACTCCGTACAGCACCGTCGCCCTCATATTCCTCTTTGTCATCTGTTTCGGGGGAGGACCAT ctgggGTGGTGCCATCGTTCAACCACGAGATATTTGTCCAGTCGTATCGCTCTGCAGCGTTTGTGTTCATTGGAATTATGACGTGGGCCGGTTTCACTGTGCTAGGATTCATCTTCCCTTTCCTTCTG GCCGCCCTGAAGTCCTTCAGCTTCATGCTCTTCTCATGCGTCTGTTTGGCCGCGTCGCTCTACATTTTCTTCATCCTCCCAGAAACAAAGGGCAAAACTCCACTGGAAATCTCCGAGGAGTTCAGGAACATCCGAATATGCGGCTCTTCCACTGACGACAAGTGCTTGGAGACGAGACTGTGA
- the LOC108434884 gene encoding solute carrier family 2, facilitated glucose transporter member 9-like isoform X1: MPDRVFKLVWSTRVITPTQSSEWTDMDSVLRQLVRGKALLFIIVLSLGGSFHMGSNVTLISSPAPFIKSFINSSWTERYGEAPGEKTATLIWSTIVSSFPFGGLFGSINVRWITNHLGRKRAMIWNNAISFVALGTMIASRFANSFEMIMLSRFLFGFISGINTSIHCLYLGDSSPKKIRGMVSLTVALFSSSGKLFGQFMGLSEILGREAWWNILLGIPAFFSIIQMVTLPFFPEAPRYLLIEKGNTEECKKALQFLWGPGDYKLEIEEMLVEQAALRGERSKTLLELLRDQNVRWQICSLVIIQEAMEFCGISALNLHSYSIFQEAGIPVDKIRYVTMGVGLSEVLNNITCGLLIDRVGRKVLLWLGFGIMAVIMALMTLTLELKDYSFWIPHSTVALVFLFVIFYRGGPAGVMPSLNHEIFIQSYRSAAFVLMGILLWGSFTVLGFIFPFLLVTLKSFIFLPFSCVCLATSLYIFFILPETKGKTPLEISEEFRKIRVCGSSTDMDLETKL; encoded by the exons ATGCCAGACAGGGTTTTTAAATTAGTGTGGTCAACAAGAGTCATCACTCCCACACAGAGTTCTGAGTGGACAGACATGGACAGTGTGTTAAGGCAACTG GTTCGTGGGAAGGCTCTGCTGTTCATCATAGTTCTTAGCCTGGGAGGATCTTTCCACATGGGAAGCAATGTTACACTCATCAGCTCCCCAGCTCCA TTCATTAAGAGCTTTATAAACAGCAGCTGGACTGAGCGCTATGGAGAAGCTCCAGGAGAGAAAACAGCCACACTCATATGGTCCACTATAGTGTCCAGCTTTCCTTTTGGTGGTCTGTTTGGATCCATCAATGTCCGCTGGATCACCAACCACTTGGGGAG aaagagaGCTATGATCTGGAACAACGCGATCAGCTTTGTTGCTTTAGGCACCATGATCGCAAGCAGATTCGCAAACTCGTTCGAGATGATTATGCTCTCTCGCTTCCTGTTTGGGTTCATCTCAG GGATAAATACGAGCATCCATTGCCTCTACCTTGGAGACAGCTCACCCAAGAAAATAAGAGGAATGGTCTCGCTTACGGTCGCTCTCTTCTCATCTAGTGGCAAGCTGTTTGGGCAGTTCATGGGACTAAG TGAGATCCTGGGTCGGGAGGCCTGGTGGAATATCCTGCTCGGCATCCCAGCATTTTTCTCCATAATTCAGATGGTAACACTGCCTTTCTTTCCAGAAGCACCAAGATACTTACTAATAGAGAAGGGAAACACTGAGGAGTGTAAAAAAG CGCTGCAGTTTCTGTGGGGTCCGGGGGACTATAAGCTGGAGATTGAGGAGATGCTGGTAGAGCAGGCAGCTCTGAGAGGAGAGCGCAGTAAGACACTGCTGGAGCTGCTGAGGGACCAAAATGTACGCTGGCAAATTTGCAGTTTGGTCATCATCCAAGAAGCTATGGAGTTCTGTGGCATCTCAGCG CTCAACCTACATTCTTACAGCATCTTTCAGGAGGCTGGAATTCCTGTGGACAAAATTCGTTATGTCACTATGGGGGTGGGGCTGTCTGAAGTCCTCAACAACATCACATGT GGCCTGCTGATTGACCGTGTGGGCAGGAAAGTGCTGCTTTGGCTCGGTTTTGGTATCATGGCAGTCATTATGGCACTGATGACCCTCACTTTGGAGCTAAAG GATTACTCTTTCTGGATTCCGCACAGCACCGTCGCCCTCGTATTCCTCTTTGTCATCTTTTACAGAGGAGGCCCAG CTGGAGTGATGCCCTCGCTCAACCATGAGATATTCATCCAGTCGTATCGCTCTGCAGCGTTTGTGTTAATGGGAATTCTGTTGTGGGGCAGCTTCACTGTGTTAGGATTcatctttcctttccttctg GTCACTCTCAAGTCCTTCATCTTTTTGCCCTTCTCTTGTGTCTGTTTGGCCACGTCCCTCTACATTTTCTTCATCCTACCAGAAACAAAGGGCAAAACTCCTCTGGAAATCTCTGAGGAGTTTAGGAAAATAAGAGTATGCGGCTCTTCCACTGATATGGACTTGGAGACCAAGTTGTGA
- the LOC108434884 gene encoding solute carrier family 2, facilitated glucose transporter member 9-like isoform X2, which translates to MSRLLFQVRGKALLFIIVLSLGGSFHMGSNVTLISSPAPFIKSFINSSWTERYGEAPGEKTATLIWSTIVSSFPFGGLFGSINVRWITNHLGRKRAMIWNNAISFVALGTMIASRFANSFEMIMLSRFLFGFISGINTSIHCLYLGDSSPKKIRGMVSLTVALFSSSGKLFGQFMGLSEILGREAWWNILLGIPAFFSIIQMVTLPFFPEAPRYLLIEKGNTEECKKALQFLWGPGDYKLEIEEMLVEQAALRGERSKTLLELLRDQNVRWQICSLVIIQEAMEFCGISALNLHSYSIFQEAGIPVDKIRYVTMGVGLSEVLNNITCGLLIDRVGRKVLLWLGFGIMAVIMALMTLTLELKDYSFWIPHSTVALVFLFVIFYRGGPAGVMPSLNHEIFIQSYRSAAFVLMGILLWGSFTVLGFIFPFLLVTLKSFIFLPFSCVCLATSLYIFFILPETKGKTPLEISEEFRKIRVCGSSTDMDLETKL; encoded by the exons ATGTCTCGTCTGTTGTTTCAGGTTCGTGGGAAGGCTCTGCTGTTCATCATAGTTCTTAGCCTGGGAGGATCTTTCCACATGGGAAGCAATGTTACACTCATCAGCTCCCCAGCTCCA TTCATTAAGAGCTTTATAAACAGCAGCTGGACTGAGCGCTATGGAGAAGCTCCAGGAGAGAAAACAGCCACACTCATATGGTCCACTATAGTGTCCAGCTTTCCTTTTGGTGGTCTGTTTGGATCCATCAATGTCCGCTGGATCACCAACCACTTGGGGAG aaagagaGCTATGATCTGGAACAACGCGATCAGCTTTGTTGCTTTAGGCACCATGATCGCAAGCAGATTCGCAAACTCGTTCGAGATGATTATGCTCTCTCGCTTCCTGTTTGGGTTCATCTCAG GGATAAATACGAGCATCCATTGCCTCTACCTTGGAGACAGCTCACCCAAGAAAATAAGAGGAATGGTCTCGCTTACGGTCGCTCTCTTCTCATCTAGTGGCAAGCTGTTTGGGCAGTTCATGGGACTAAG TGAGATCCTGGGTCGGGAGGCCTGGTGGAATATCCTGCTCGGCATCCCAGCATTTTTCTCCATAATTCAGATGGTAACACTGCCTTTCTTTCCAGAAGCACCAAGATACTTACTAATAGAGAAGGGAAACACTGAGGAGTGTAAAAAAG CGCTGCAGTTTCTGTGGGGTCCGGGGGACTATAAGCTGGAGATTGAGGAGATGCTGGTAGAGCAGGCAGCTCTGAGAGGAGAGCGCAGTAAGACACTGCTGGAGCTGCTGAGGGACCAAAATGTACGCTGGCAAATTTGCAGTTTGGTCATCATCCAAGAAGCTATGGAGTTCTGTGGCATCTCAGCG CTCAACCTACATTCTTACAGCATCTTTCAGGAGGCTGGAATTCCTGTGGACAAAATTCGTTATGTCACTATGGGGGTGGGGCTGTCTGAAGTCCTCAACAACATCACATGT GGCCTGCTGATTGACCGTGTGGGCAGGAAAGTGCTGCTTTGGCTCGGTTTTGGTATCATGGCAGTCATTATGGCACTGATGACCCTCACTTTGGAGCTAAAG GATTACTCTTTCTGGATTCCGCACAGCACCGTCGCCCTCGTATTCCTCTTTGTCATCTTTTACAGAGGAGGCCCAG CTGGAGTGATGCCCTCGCTCAACCATGAGATATTCATCCAGTCGTATCGCTCTGCAGCGTTTGTGTTAATGGGAATTCTGTTGTGGGGCAGCTTCACTGTGTTAGGATTcatctttcctttccttctg GTCACTCTCAAGTCCTTCATCTTTTTGCCCTTCTCTTGTGTCTGTTTGGCCACGTCCCTCTACATTTTCTTCATCCTACCAGAAACAAAGGGCAAAACTCCTCTGGAAATCTCTGAGGAGTTTAGGAAAATAAGAGTATGCGGCTCTTCCACTGATATGGACTTGGAGACCAAGTTGTGA